In a single window of the Ancylobacter polymorphus genome:
- the rpsO gene encoding 30S ribosomal protein S15: MSITPERKQELIKEYATKPGDTGSAEVQVAILTERITNLTGHFKGHAKDNHSRRGLLKMVSARRGLLDYLKKTEEARYKALIQRLGIRR; the protein is encoded by the coding sequence ATGTCGATCACTCCCGAGCGCAAGCAGGAGCTCATCAAGGAATACGCCACCAAGCCGGGCGATACCGGTTCGGCGGAAGTGCAGGTGGCGATCCTCACCGAGCGGATCACCAACCTCACCGGCCACTTCAAGGGCCACGCGAAGGACAACCACTCCCGTCGCGGCCTGCTCAAGATGGTGTCGGCGCGCCGTGGTCTTCTCGACTACCTCAAGAAGACCGAGGAAGCCCGCTACAAGGCGCTGATCCAGCGTCTGGGCATCCGCCGCTGA
- a CDS encoding nuclear transport factor 2 family protein — translation MSVELPPAIAAYFRADHDDPAAVARCFTPEGVVKDEGRLHRGPEAIAAWKRQASASYEYTSEPIGVEPDGERLIVTAHVVGTFPGSPVDLRYAFTLEGAHIALLEIAP, via the coding sequence ATGAGTGTCGAACTTCCCCCCGCCATCGCCGCCTATTTCCGCGCCGACCACGACGATCCCGCCGCCGTCGCCCGCTGCTTCACCCCGGAGGGCGTGGTGAAGGACGAAGGCCGGCTTCACCGCGGCCCGGAAGCCATCGCGGCCTGGAAGCGGCAGGCCTCCGCCTCCTATGAGTACACCAGCGAGCCGATAGGCGTGGAGCCGGATGGCGAGCGCCTCATCGTGACGGCGCATGTCGTCGGCACTTTTCCCGGCAGCCCGGTGGATCTGCGCTATGCCTTCACGCTGGAGGGCGCGCATATCGCCCTTCTGGAGATCGCGCCCTGA
- a CDS encoding methyl-accepting chemotaxis protein — MRLGIAMKLGIASVLLVLLSCGVLVSRHFAMTSIEEANDAAERQATILNESEEVADLLTRIQLNATEMRLSFANPNNEALLGAVNADITAAQGRLDRLMALETHDDDRADFVKLKQLLGEFGAVTTQVHDSEKTQQQLVEARPALAMRARTHFSTLAGQMLELGNTDMASNLQPLEQLVDSINLAASTYMLEGDAKQLKRLTSMQNRVVTILTDVRTQMGDNAQVAQTVETALKDFDAYKRVIDETIAELASRTALVNESSTPLMREAASVLAGVTKESSLQADEARALADQALTDGMTRILIFSAIAILAAVLASAYSFFGIARPVREVSAAMEQVSAGDLEAAIPHAGRTDEIGEQARALTVFRDGLREAEAAREEARGAAQRAAENRHAEMRQLADQFEAAVGAVVDMVATAANDLQAASEALNATAEEATNQAGAVAAAAQLATANVQTVAAAMEELSAAAQEIGDRLQHSTVMTERAVGEVAATSGQMNELKASAEQIGTITGLIDSIAGQTNLLALNATIESARAGEAGRGFAVVAQEVKALASQTAQATAGISERISGIQESTGGVQGAIAGFSATITELRNAAAAISAAMTEQHATTSEVARSIQQAASGTQEVTTNISAVQRTAQASAAAAHRVLTSARDLSLQAVTLRREVHSFVDMVRAG; from the coding sequence ATGCGTCTCGGCATCGCGATGAAGCTCGGCATTGCGTCCGTGCTGCTCGTTCTTCTCTCCTGCGGTGTGCTGGTGAGCCGGCATTTCGCCATGACGAGCATCGAGGAGGCGAATGACGCCGCCGAACGGCAGGCGACGATCCTGAACGAGAGCGAGGAAGTGGCCGATCTGCTGACACGCATCCAGCTCAACGCCACGGAGATGCGGCTGTCCTTCGCCAATCCCAATAATGAGGCGCTGCTCGGCGCGGTGAACGCCGACATCACGGCGGCTCAGGGCCGGCTCGACCGGCTGATGGCGCTGGAAACCCATGACGACGACCGCGCGGACTTCGTGAAGCTCAAGCAACTGCTCGGCGAGTTCGGCGCCGTCACGACGCAGGTGCACGATTCGGAGAAGACGCAGCAGCAACTCGTCGAGGCCCGCCCGGCCCTCGCCATGCGGGCGCGCACGCATTTCTCCACCCTCGCCGGCCAGATGCTCGAACTCGGCAACACCGACATGGCGAGCAATCTGCAGCCGCTGGAGCAGCTGGTGGACAGCATCAATCTCGCCGCCTCCACCTATATGCTGGAAGGCGACGCCAAGCAGCTCAAGCGCCTCACCTCGATGCAGAACCGCGTCGTCACCATCCTCACCGATGTGCGCACGCAGATGGGCGACAACGCTCAGGTGGCCCAGACGGTGGAGACGGCGCTAAAGGATTTCGACGCCTATAAGCGGGTGATAGACGAGACTATCGCCGAACTCGCCAGCCGCACCGCGCTGGTGAACGAGAGCAGCACGCCGCTGATGCGCGAGGCGGCCAGCGTGCTGGCCGGGGTCACCAAGGAATCCTCCCTCCAGGCCGACGAGGCGCGGGCGCTGGCCGATCAGGCGCTCACCGACGGCATGACCCGTATTCTCATCTTCTCCGCCATCGCCATTCTGGCGGCGGTGCTGGCCAGCGCCTATTCCTTCTTCGGCATCGCCCGGCCGGTGCGCGAGGTCAGCGCGGCCATGGAGCAGGTGTCCGCCGGCGATCTGGAAGCCGCCATCCCCCATGCCGGGCGGACCGACGAGATCGGCGAGCAGGCGCGTGCGCTCACCGTGTTCCGCGACGGCCTGCGCGAGGCGGAGGCGGCGCGCGAGGAGGCGCGCGGTGCGGCCCAGCGCGCCGCCGAAAACCGCCACGCCGAGATGCGCCAGCTCGCCGACCAGTTCGAGGCGGCGGTGGGCGCGGTGGTCGACATGGTCGCGACCGCGGCCAACGACCTGCAGGCGGCGTCCGAAGCGCTCAACGCCACGGCGGAGGAAGCCACCAACCAGGCCGGGGCGGTGGCAGCCGCCGCGCAGCTCGCCACCGCCAATGTGCAGACCGTGGCGGCGGCGATGGAGGAGCTTTCCGCCGCCGCGCAGGAGATCGGCGACCGGCTGCAGCATTCCACCGTGATGACCGAGCGGGCGGTGGGCGAGGTCGCCGCCACCAGCGGCCAGATGAACGAGCTGAAGGCCTCGGCCGAGCAGATCGGCACCATCACCGGCCTCATCGACTCCATTGCCGGCCAGACCAACCTTCTGGCGCTGAATGCCACCATCGAATCCGCCCGTGCGGGCGAGGCCGGGCGCGGCTTCGCCGTGGTGGCGCAGGAGGTGAAGGCGCTGGCCAGCCAGACCGCGCAGGCGACCGCCGGCATTTCCGAGCGCATTTCCGGCATTCAGGAATCGACCGGGGGCGTGCAGGGGGCCATTGCCGGCTTCAGCGCCACCATCACCGAGCTGCGCAACGCCGCGGCGGCGATTTCCGCCGCCATGACCGAGCAGCACGCCACCACCTCGGAGGTCGCGCGCTCGATCCAGCAGGCGGCGAGCGGGACGCAGGAAGTGACCACCAACATCTCCGCCGTCCAGCGCACGGCGCAGGCCTCCGCCGCCGCCGCGCACCGGGTGCTGACCTCGGCGCGCGACCTGTCGCTGCAGGCGGTGACGCTGCGCCGCGAGGTGCACAGCTTCGTCGACATGGTGCGGGCGGGCTAG
- a CDS encoding winged helix-turn-helix transcriptional regulator has protein sequence MTSTHEKVSPLPQSKSAAYTRESAASGVEQALKLLEGRWKLVILFHLFGGRVLRFSDLERAIPAISQKMLAQQLRQMEGDGIVRRIVYPQVPPKVEYALTEWGQALCPALDALLSWAAARPAE, from the coding sequence ATGACAAGTACGCACGAAAAAGTAAGCCCATTACCCCAGAGTAAGTCTGCCGCCTATACGCGCGAATCGGCGGCCTCCGGCGTCGAACAGGCGCTGAAGCTGCTGGAAGGGCGCTGGAAGCTGGTGATCCTGTTCCACCTGTTCGGCGGACGGGTGCTGCGTTTTTCCGATCTGGAACGCGCCATCCCGGCGATTTCGCAGAAGATGCTGGCGCAGCAGCTGCGGCAGATGGAGGGCGACGGCATCGTCCGGCGCATCGTCTATCCGCAGGTGCCGCCCAAGGTGGAATATGCGCTCACCGAGTGGGGGCAGGCGCTGTGCCCGGCGCTTGACGCGCTGCTGTCCTGGGCGGCGGCGCGGCCGGCGGAATGA
- the rbfA gene encoding 30S ribosome-binding factor RbfA gives MKNKASSGAGPSQRQLRVGELVRHALSDILARGDLPDPALAKVLITVPEVRMSPDLKIATCYVMPLGGKDPKAAIEALATNAKPLRGEIARRVELKFVPELRFRIDTSFEEGARIDALLRLPQVQRDLDGPDTDTPDSREDEA, from the coding sequence ATGAAGAACAAAGCGAGTTCGGGCGCCGGCCCGAGCCAGCGCCAGCTGCGCGTGGGCGAATTGGTGCGCCACGCCCTCTCCGACATTCTCGCCCGCGGCGACCTGCCCGATCCGGCGCTGGCCAAGGTGCTGATCACCGTGCCGGAAGTGCGGATGAGCCCCGACCTGAAGATCGCCACCTGCTACGTCATGCCGCTCGGCGGCAAGGACCCGAAGGCGGCGATCGAGGCTTTGGCGACCAATGCCAAGCCGCTGCGCGGCGAGATCGCCCGCCGCGTCGAGCTGAAATTCGTCCCCGAGCTGCGCTTCCGCATCGACACCTCCTTCGAGGAGGGCGCGCGCATCGACGCGCTGCTGCGCCTGCCCCAGGTGCAGCGCGACCTCGACGGCCCCGACACCGACACTCCTGACAGCCGAGAGGACGAGGCATGA
- the mbfA gene encoding iron exporter MbfA: MKRFSDLSEAEILALAISNEEEDARIYLQFAGRLKADYPATAAMFERMAQEEHGHRHALHQLYVARFGEALPYITRQDVKGFLKRNPLWLMDTLRIDAVRRQAEVMEYEAQQFYIKAAARAHDAATRQLLADLAEAESAHETLAQELGGQIETSGARVHEDEAAHRVFVLQIVQPGLAGLIDGSISTLAPIFAAAFATQDSWAAFLVGLAASIGAGISMGLTEGLSDDGAITGRGSPWPRGLACGVMTMLGGLGHTLPYLIPDFWTATAVAGVVVAVELAAIAYVRTHYMETPFGSALVQVVLGGLLVLAAGILIGSS; the protein is encoded by the coding sequence ATGAAACGCTTCTCCGACCTCAGCGAGGCGGAAATCCTCGCCCTCGCCATCTCCAATGAGGAGGAGGATGCCCGCATCTACCTCCAATTCGCCGGCCGGCTGAAGGCGGACTATCCCGCCACGGCGGCGATGTTCGAGCGCATGGCGCAGGAGGAGCATGGCCACCGCCACGCGCTGCACCAGCTCTATGTCGCCCGCTTCGGCGAGGCGCTGCCCTACATTACCCGGCAGGACGTGAAGGGCTTTCTCAAGCGTAACCCGCTCTGGCTAATGGACACGCTGCGCATCGACGCGGTGCGCCGGCAGGCCGAGGTGATGGAATACGAGGCGCAGCAATTCTACATCAAGGCCGCCGCCCGCGCCCATGACGCGGCCACGCGCCAGCTTCTCGCCGACCTCGCCGAGGCGGAAAGCGCGCATGAGACGCTGGCGCAGGAACTCGGCGGGCAGATCGAGACCAGCGGCGCCCGCGTGCATGAGGACGAAGCCGCCCACCGGGTCTTCGTGCTGCAGATCGTCCAGCCGGGCCTTGCCGGGCTGATCGACGGCTCGATCTCCACCCTGGCGCCGATCTTCGCCGCCGCCTTCGCCACGCAGGATTCCTGGGCCGCCTTCCTCGTCGGGCTCGCCGCCTCCATCGGCGCCGGCATCTCCATGGGCCTCACCGAGGGCCTGTCGGATGATGGCGCCATCACCGGGCGCGGCAGTCCGTGGCCGCGCGGCCTCGCCTGCGGGGTGATGACGATGCTGGGCGGGCTCGGCCACACCCTGCCCTATCTCATCCCCGATTTCTGGACCGCCACGGCGGTCGCCGGCGTCGTCGTCGCCGTCGAGCTCGCCGCCATCGCCTATGTGCGCACCCACTATATGGAAACGCCCTTCGGCTCGGCGCTGGTGCAGGTGGTGCTCGGCGGCCTGCTGGTGCTGGCCGCCGGCATCCTCATCGGCAGTTCGTGA
- the infB gene encoding translation initiation factor IF-2, with the protein MTDTKNPGEKTMGVGQGGKTTLTLKRPVEQGVVRQSFSHGRSKSVVVEKVKRRVLGPGDKPEAPTPAAPASPPASAPPAAQAARPAPAAPAAPARPAPSAPAAAAAPARPVVSAPAAAPAPAPATAAPAPARPAASAPARPVTSAPARPAASAPARPAGSAPASSTSAGSSGRPALRTQPSPGANLSSPRPAPQGSRPGGVVLRTLTEEEARARAAALQDARIREVEDRKRAEIEAARRAEREAREKVEREAAEARKREEDARRAFEEEAKRKSEQEARKRFGEDQPAAASASPASRAATPASPSQTPAAAPGAPRVATPRGAMDAEEDDRRPARRGPGGAPARPAVPAKPTRTAGPEKSRGRLTVVNAQSADDERQRSVASFRRRTQRMSGHRHVEAKEKIAREVTIPETISIQELANRMAERAVDVIRLLMKQGQMVKITDVIDADTAQLIAEELGHSVRRVAESDVEEGLFDTADTEENLETRPPVVTIMGHVDHGKTSLLDAIRKANVVSGEAGGITQHIGAYQVTSPLGGKITFIDTPGHAAFTAMRARGAKVTDIVVLVVAADDGVMPQTVEAINHARAAKVPLIVAINKIDKPDAKPERVRSELLQYEVQVESLGGDTLEVEVSAKAQTNLDKLLELISLQAEVLDLKANPNRDAEGTVIEAKLDRGRGPVATVLVQRGTLHVGDIVVAGAEMGRVRALIDDKGNNVSDAGPSFPVEVLGFNGTPEAGDRLAVVENEARAREITDYRQRQKREKAAARSATVRGSLEQMMSQAKTTGRKEFPLIIKGDVSGSVEAIISSLEKLGTDEVQARIIHSGAGGVNESDVTLAETAGAAIIAFNVRANKEARDAAERAGIEIRYYNIIYDLVDDVKAAMGGLLAPVNRETMLGNALIKEIFAVSKVGKVAGCLVTDGIVERGQHVRLIRDNVVIHEGKLATLNRFKDAVNTVHSGQECGMSFENYQDMRAGDVIECYRVEVVQRTL; encoded by the coding sequence ATGACCGATACGAAGAACCCGGGCGAGAAGACGATGGGCGTCGGACAGGGTGGCAAGACCACCCTCACGCTCAAGCGACCTGTCGAGCAGGGCGTCGTCCGCCAGAGCTTCAGCCATGGGCGGTCCAAGTCCGTCGTGGTGGAGAAGGTGAAGCGCCGTGTGCTCGGCCCGGGCGACAAGCCCGAGGCGCCGACCCCGGCCGCACCCGCTTCGCCGCCGGCATCCGCACCGCCCGCCGCGCAGGCGGCCCGTCCGGCTCCGGCCGCTCCGGCCGCGCCCGCACGTCCGGCTCCCAGCGCCCCGGCGGCTGCCGCCGCGCCGGCTCGTCCGGTGGTGAGCGCACCGGCAGCGGCACCCGCACCGGCACCGGCGACGGCGGCCCCCGCGCCGGCCCGTCCGGCCGCGAGCGCACCGGCACGCCCCGTGACGAGCGCCCCTGCACGCCCGGCCGCGAGCGCTCCCGCCCGCCCGGCGGGCAGCGCCCCGGCGTCGAGCACGTCGGCAGGCTCGTCCGGCCGGCCGGCGCTGCGCACCCAGCCCTCCCCGGGCGCGAATCTCTCCAGCCCCCGTCCGGCGCCGCAGGGCAGCCGCCCGGGTGGCGTCGTGCTGCGCACGCTGACGGAAGAGGAGGCCCGCGCCCGCGCCGCCGCCCTGCAGGATGCCCGCATCCGCGAGGTCGAGGATCGCAAGCGCGCCGAGATCGAAGCCGCCCGCCGCGCCGAGCGCGAGGCGCGCGAAAAGGTCGAGCGCGAGGCCGCCGAGGCCCGCAAGCGCGAGGAAGACGCGCGCCGCGCCTTCGAAGAGGAAGCCAAGCGGAAATCCGAGCAGGAGGCGCGCAAGCGCTTCGGCGAGGACCAGCCGGCCGCCGCCTCGGCGAGCCCGGCCTCGCGCGCTGCCACGCCCGCCAGCCCGTCGCAGACGCCGGCCGCCGCTCCCGGCGCGCCGCGTGTCGCCACGCCGCGCGGCGCCATGGATGCCGAGGAGGACGATCGCCGTCCGGCCCGTCGTGGCCCCGGTGGCGCCCCCGCGCGTCCCGCCGTTCCGGCCAAGCCGACCCGCACCGCCGGCCCGGAAAAGAGCCGCGGCCGCCTGACCGTCGTCAACGCCCAGTCGGCGGATGACGAGCGTCAGCGCTCCGTCGCCTCGTTCCGCCGCCGCACCCAGCGCATGAGCGGCCATCGCCATGTCGAGGCGAAGGAAAAGATCGCCCGCGAAGTGACCATCCCGGAGACCATCTCCATTCAGGAGCTGGCCAACCGCATGGCCGAGCGCGCGGTCGACGTGATCCGCCTGCTGATGAAGCAGGGCCAGATGGTGAAGATCACCGACGTGATCGACGCCGACACCGCCCAGCTCATCGCCGAGGAACTCGGCCACAGCGTGCGCCGCGTCGCCGAATCGGACGTGGAAGAAGGCCTGTTTGACACGGCGGACACCGAGGAGAACCTCGAGACCCGTCCGCCGGTCGTCACCATCATGGGCCATGTCGACCACGGCAAGACCTCGCTGCTCGACGCCATCCGCAAGGCCAATGTCGTCTCCGGCGAGGCCGGCGGCATCACCCAGCACATCGGCGCCTATCAGGTGACCTCGCCGCTCGGCGGCAAGATCACCTTCATCGACACGCCCGGCCACGCCGCCTTCACGGCGATGCGTGCGCGCGGCGCCAAGGTGACGGACATCGTGGTGCTGGTGGTGGCGGCCGATGACGGCGTCATGCCGCAGACGGTCGAGGCCATCAATCACGCGCGCGCCGCCAAGGTGCCGCTGATCGTGGCGATCAACAAGATCGACAAGCCGGACGCCAAGCCCGAGCGCGTGCGCAGCGAATTGCTGCAGTACGAGGTTCAGGTCGAAAGCCTCGGCGGCGACACGCTGGAAGTCGAGGTCTCCGCCAAGGCGCAGACCAATCTCGACAAGCTGCTGGAGCTCATCAGCCTGCAGGCGGAAGTGCTCGACCTCAAGGCGAACCCCAACCGCGACGCGGAAGGCACCGTCATCGAGGCCAAGCTCGACCGTGGTCGCGGTCCTGTCGCCACCGTGCTGGTGCAGCGTGGCACGCTGCATGTCGGCGACATCGTCGTCGCCGGCGCCGAGATGGGCCGCGTGCGCGCGCTCATCGACGACAAGGGCAACAATGTCAGCGATGCCGGGCCATCTTTCCCGGTGGAAGTGCTCGGCTTCAACGGCACGCCGGAGGCGGGCGACCGCCTCGCCGTGGTCGAGAACGAAGCCCGCGCCCGCGAGATCACCGACTATCGCCAGCGCCAGAAGCGCGAGAAGGCGGCGGCCCGTTCCGCCACCGTCCGCGGCTCGCTGGAGCAGATGATGAGCCAGGCCAAGACCACCGGCCGGAAGGAATTCCCGCTCATCATCAAGGGCGACGTGTCCGGCTCGGTCGAAGCGATCATCTCCTCGCTGGAGAAGCTCGGCACCGACGAGGTGCAGGCCCGCATCATCCACTCCGGCGCCGGCGGCGTGAACGAGAGCGACGTGACGCTGGCCGAGACGGCCGGCGCGGCGATCATCGCGTTCAACGTGCGCGCCAACAAGGAAGCGCGTGACGCGGCCGAGCGTGCCGGCATCGAGATCCGCTACTACAACATCATCTACGACCTCGTGGATGACGTGAAGGCGGCGATGGGTGGCCTGCTCGCCCCGGTCAACCGCGAGACCATGCTCGGCAACGCCCTCATTAAGGAGATCTTCGCGGTCTCCAAGGTGGGCAAGGTTGCCGGTTGCCTGGTCACCGACGGCATCGTCGAGCGCGGCCAGCATGTCCGCCTCATCCGCGACAACGTGGTCATCCACGAAGGCAAGCTGGCGACGCTCAACCGCTTCAAGGATGCGGTCAACACGGTGCATTCCGGCCAGGAATGCGGCATGTCCTTCGAGAACTACCAGGACATGCGCGCCGGCGACGTCATCGAGTGCTACCGCGTCGAGGTGGTGCAGCGCACCCTCTGA
- the pnp gene encoding polyribonucleotide nucleotidyltransferase → MFDIHREELDWGGRTLTLETGRMARQADGAVLATYGDTTVLATAVSAKAPKPGQDFFPLTVNYQEKTYAAGRIPGGYFKREGRPSEKETLVSRLIDRPIRPLFAEGYKNDTQVVVTVLSHDLENDPDIVAMVAASAALTLSGVPFMGPIGGARVGFIDNEYVLNPTLDELKESALDLVVAGTADAVLMVESEAKELSEEVMLGAVMFGHRHFQPVIDAIIRLAEKAAKEPRDFAAPDHSALEAELRTLIDADLRAAYKIVRKQDRYEAVGNAKAKAKAHYAALAAEGKDVPDSQTLSEVLKELEAKIVRWNILDEGIRIDGRDTKTVRQIVAEASVLPRAHGSALFTRGETQALVVATLGTGEDEQFIDSLEGTYKERFLLHYNFPPFSVGETGRMGSPGRREIGHGKLAWRAIRPLLPPAHEFPYTLRAVSEILESNGSSSMATVCGTSLALMDAGVPMRRPVAGIAMGLILEGEKFAVLSDILGDEDHLGDMDFKVAGTDKGVTALQMDIKIAGITEEIMKVALAQAKDGRHHILGEMSKALTGARSELGEHAPRIEVIQIPVDKIREVIGSGGKVIREIVEKTGAKINIEDDGTVKVASASGESIKAALNWIKSIASEPEIGHIYEGTVVKVVDFGAFVNFFGAKDGLVHVSQLAKERVAKPSDVVKEGDKVKVKLLGFDERGKTRLSMKVVDQATGEDLEAKAKAEDGEAATAE, encoded by the coding sequence ATGTTCGATATTCACCGCGAGGAACTCGACTGGGGCGGGCGCACGCTGACCCTCGAGACCGGCCGCATGGCGCGCCAGGCTGATGGCGCCGTGCTCGCGACCTATGGCGACACCACCGTGCTCGCCACCGCCGTTTCCGCCAAGGCGCCCAAGCCCGGCCAGGACTTCTTCCCGCTTACCGTCAACTACCAGGAAAAGACCTACGCGGCCGGCCGCATTCCCGGTGGCTATTTCAAGCGCGAAGGCCGCCCGAGCGAGAAGGAGACCCTCGTCTCCCGCCTGATCGACCGTCCGATCCGCCCGCTCTTCGCCGAAGGCTACAAGAACGACACCCAGGTCGTCGTCACCGTGCTCTCGCACGACCTTGAGAACGACCCCGACATCGTGGCGATGGTCGCCGCCTCGGCCGCCCTCACCCTCTCCGGCGTGCCGTTCATGGGCCCGATCGGCGGCGCCCGCGTCGGCTTCATCGACAATGAATATGTGCTGAACCCGACGCTCGACGAGCTGAAGGAATCGGCGCTCGACCTCGTGGTCGCCGGCACCGCCGACGCCGTGCTGATGGTCGAATCCGAAGCCAAGGAGCTCTCCGAAGAGGTGATGCTCGGCGCGGTCATGTTCGGCCACCGCCACTTCCAGCCGGTCATCGACGCCATCATCCGCCTCGCGGAGAAGGCCGCCAAGGAGCCGCGCGACTTCGCCGCTCCCGACCATTCGGCGCTGGAAGCCGAGCTGCGCACCCTGATCGACGCCGATCTGCGCGCCGCCTACAAGATCGTCCGCAAGCAGGACCGCTACGAGGCGGTCGGCAATGCCAAGGCGAAGGCCAAGGCGCATTACGCCGCCCTCGCCGCCGAAGGCAAGGACGTGCCGGACTCCCAGACCCTCTCCGAGGTGCTGAAGGAGCTCGAGGCCAAGATCGTGCGCTGGAACATCCTCGACGAGGGGATCCGCATCGACGGCCGCGACACCAAGACCGTCCGCCAGATCGTCGCCGAGGCGAGCGTTCTGCCGCGCGCCCACGGTTCGGCCCTGTTCACCCGCGGCGAGACGCAGGCCCTCGTGGTCGCCACCCTCGGTACCGGCGAGGACGAGCAGTTCATCGACAGCCTGGAAGGCACCTATAAGGAGCGCTTCCTGCTGCACTACAACTTCCCCCCCTTCTCGGTGGGTGAAACCGGCCGCATGGGCTCGCCCGGCCGCCGCGAAATCGGCCATGGCAAGCTCGCCTGGCGCGCCATCCGCCCGCTGCTGCCGCCCGCGCACGAGTTCCCCTACACGCTGCGCGCCGTCTCGGAGATCCTGGAGTCGAACGGCTCCTCCTCCATGGCGACCGTCTGCGGCACCTCACTCGCGCTGATGGACGCCGGCGTGCCGATGCGCCGCCCGGTGGCCGGCATCGCCATGGGCCTCATCCTTGAGGGCGAGAAGTTCGCCGTGCTCTCCGACATCCTCGGCGACGAGGATCATCTCGGCGACATGGACTTCAAGGTGGCCGGCACCGACAAGGGCGTCACCGCCCTGCAGATGGACATCAAGATCGCCGGCATCACCGAGGAGATCATGAAGGTCGCCCTCGCCCAGGCGAAGGATGGCCGTCACCACATTCTCGGCGAGATGAGCAAGGCGCTGACCGGCGCCCGCTCCGAGCTCGGCGAGCATGCCCCGCGCATCGAGGTGATCCAGATCCCGGTCGACAAGATCCGCGAAGTGATCGGTTCGGGCGGCAAGGTGATCCGCGAGATCGTCGAGAAGACCGGCGCCAAGATCAACATCGAGGACGACGGCACGGTGAAGGTCGCCTCCGCCTCGGGCGAGTCGATCAAGGCGGCGCTGAACTGGATCAAGTCCATCGCCTCCGAGCCGGAGATCGGCCACATCTATGAGGGCACGGTGGTCAAGGTCGTCGATTTCGGCGCCTTCGTGAACTTCTTCGGCGCCAAGGACGGCCTCGTGCACGTCTCGCAGCTCGCCAAGGAGCGCGTGGCCAAGCCCTCCGATGTCGTCAAGGAAGGCGACAAGGTGAAGGTGAAGCTGCTCGGCTTCGACGAGCGCGGCAAGACCCGCCTGTCGATGAAGGTCGTCGACCAGGCGACCGGCGAGGACCTCGAAGCCAAGGCCAAGGCCGAGGATGGCGAGGCCGCCACGGCCGAGTGA
- the truB gene encoding tRNA pseudouridine(55) synthase TruB, giving the protein MSAPLDSAHPTEDAELPPAAPVETGREAPRKRRPKRDVDGWVLLDKPVGMTSTQAVGAVKWLFQAKKAGHAGTLDPLASGCLPIALGEATKTVPFVMDGRKVYRFTVRWGIETDTDDSEGQPVETSEARPTREAILDLLPRFRGEIEQVPPAYSALKINGERAYDLARDGIEVQLAARTVVIHSLELVEQPDADHAVFEAECGKGTYVRSLARDFGRALGVRGHISALRRTRVGTFAEEDLVPLAKLREVSESMDDAPPLFALRPVEIGLDSLPALRVSSSDAARLAHGQPIILRGRDAPVLEGPVAITAGGRLIALGEAEAGEIHPKRIFHSAK; this is encoded by the coding sequence ATGAGCGCCCCGCTCGATTCCGCCCACCCGACCGAGGACGCCGAGCTGCCGCCGGCCGCGCCGGTGGAGACCGGCCGCGAGGCCCCGCGCAAGCGCCGGCCCAAGCGCGATGTCGATGGCTGGGTGCTGCTCGACAAGCCGGTCGGCATGACCTCGACCCAGGCGGTCGGCGCGGTGAAATGGCTGTTCCAGGCCAAGAAGGCCGGCCATGCCGGCACGCTCGACCCGCTCGCCTCCGGCTGCCTGCCGATTGCGCTCGGCGAAGCGACCAAGACCGTTCCCTTCGTCATGGACGGGCGCAAAGTCTATCGCTTCACCGTGCGCTGGGGTATCGAGACCGACACCGACGACAGCGAGGGCCAGCCGGTCGAGACCTCCGAGGCGCGCCCGACGCGCGAGGCGATCCTCGACCTGCTGCCGCGCTTCCGTGGCGAGATCGAGCAGGTACCGCCGGCCTATTCGGCGCTGAAGATCAATGGCGAGCGCGCCTATGATCTCGCCCGCGACGGCATCGAGGTGCAGCTCGCCGCCCGCACCGTGGTCATTCATTCGCTGGAGCTGGTCGAGCAGCCCGACGCCGACCACGCCGTGTTCGAGGCGGAATGCGGCAAGGGCACCTATGTGCGCTCGCTGGCCCGCGATTTCGGCCGGGCGCTCGGCGTGCGCGGCCACATCTCCGCCCTGCGCCGCACCCGCGTCGGCACCTTCGCCGAAGAGGATCTGGTGCCGCTGGCGAAGCTACGCGAAGTCTCTGAATCCATGGACGACGCCCCGCCGCTGTTCGCGCTGCGCCCGGTGGAGATCGGCCTCGACAGCCTGCCGGCGCTGCGTGTGTCCTCGTCCGATGCCGCCCGCCTCGCCCATGGCCAGCCGATCATCCTGCGCGGGCGCGACGCGCCGGTGCTGGAAGGCCCGGTCGCCATCACCGCCGGCGGCCGCCTCATCGCCCTCGGCGAGGCCGAGGCCGGCGAGATCCACCCCAAGCGGATCTTCCATTCCGCGAAATAG